The Chryseobacterium sp. G0186 genome includes the window AGAATTACCGGATAGGGTGAAAAATCAACAGCTTTTCTGATCTTTTTAATCTGATCTTCATGCGCCTGAAAAGTAGGAATCATTCGGGATAGAAGAGTAGAAACATTTCCTATTCCTAAGCCATCCAGCTTTGTAAACATCGTTTTGTGAAGTCGGAACGGTTCCAGATAAACATTCACAATTCTTATAATCTTTCCATTGATGTCTACATCTGCATAGAAAGAGTTTCCTCTTGAATTGTCCTCAATAATCTCAGCCTGTCTTACAATTTTATGCTTTGTTTTAAGAATTACTGAGGGATATTTTACCATATCCTGTCTTAAAGCGCGGTTAGTATCCTTTTCCTGAACTAAAATAATATCAGGGTCTTGTTCCTTGATGTAATTTTTAACCTTATCCCACCCGTAGTCTCCATATTTTACATTAAAGGTTAAAACCTTAATATCACGTATTGTTTTTATATTCTCTGTTTTGGGAGAGAAATTGACCCATCTTCTTATTGGATTATAAAAAAGCAATGTACTCAAAGCAAAGACTATAGCAATTTTTTGTTTTTTAAAAATCCATATGAATGTAAGAATGATATGCGCCACTATCAAATAGGGGAAACCAAGAGAAAGCAAGTTAAGGTTCCCCAAAATATTAGGTGGAATCCATGCATTTCCCAATGTGCACAATAGTAAAACACCAACAGCGATATGTATAAATAGTAATATCTGATTCGACTTCATGAAAAAACGGTCTTGGTACACTTTTTTTTAAGCAAAAATCCTACCAAGCAGCTAAACTTTAACTCTTTTTGTGATTATTTGTCGCTTACAGCAAACCTTGAAATGACTGGATAATGATCTGAAAGACTGACAGAACGGTCTACTACATAGGAAACAGCTTTTAATGATTTCGAAGAAAAAACGTAATCGATTCTGATCGGAAATTTATAGTCATGAAAGCTCGTTGCACTTCCTCTTCCTGCTGTTAAAAATGCATCTTCAAGCCCCTCTGACAAATGATAATATTCATAAGAATTGGGAACTGAATTAAAATCACCGGCAACAATAACCGGATATGGGGAACTTTCAATTGCCTGCTTGATCAAGTCTACCTGATCCTGATGTTTTTTAAAGGTTGGAATAAGTCTTTTAACAATATCCTTTACTTTTTCCTCGTTGGAGTCTGAGGTTCCATCCAGTTTAATCATTTTCTTTTCAAACTTAAACGGATAAAGATATACGTCAATAAATCTATAGACCTTCCCTTTTATTTCTACATCAGCTAGAATTCCACAGGGTAAATCTATACTTTTATCATCGGAGTATATTAAGTTACTATTTAAAATCTTATGTTTTGTCAGGATTGTTAGATTTCCATTTGTAGTAGTTCTATTATAATTTTTTAATAACGGATATCCCACTCCTGAATCTTCCTGCAAAAGAATAACATCAGCATTTTGAGGTTTGAGATAACTTTGTATTGCATCTATACCCATAGTTGCACCCTTAATATTGAAAGAGACAATATTTAGATTGATAGAGCTTTCTTTTTTATCAGAAGAATAATTTACCCACCGTTTTACGGGATTTATAAAAGCTAATCCTGCAAACATGAATACAAAGGCTCTTTTTTTCCAACTGAAAACCCAGAAAATTATCAATATAATGTAAGAAACAATCAGAATGGGGAAACCCAGTGAAAGCAGATTAAACCATGGAAATATCTTAGGTGGAACGTATGCGTTCAGTAAAGTACCCAGCAATAAAAACAGGATTCCCAAATGCAGAATCAATAGGACAAGTCGGAAAATCTTCACAGAAATAGGTTAATTGAATCTATATAAATGTTTTTTCCAGCTTCTTGCTAACAGCCACCCCACCAAGGCTCCTCCTACATGGGCCAAGTGAGCAATTCCGCCTCCATTTCCGGAAACTCCAAGATATACAGAAATCACAATAACAATTGGTAACAGATATTTTACTTTTATCGGAACCGGAATAAACATAATTCCAATTTTTGAATCTGGATATAGCGTTGCAAAAGCTGCTACAACTCCAAAAATAGCCCCGGAAGCACCTACCATAGGAGTAGTTACAATATCTTTCAAACTTCCCAACAATTCTTTCTGTTTAAGAACAGCAGCTGCATTTCCACTAAATTCCACACTTGCTCCAGACATATAGGCTCCCACATTAAATCCTAACTGTTGTAATTCATTAGAAAGCTGCTGGGCCTCCACAAAATTCCACAAATTAAATAAGAAGAATGCACCCAGACCACTTAAGAAGTATAAAATTAAATACTTTTTATCCCCTAATGTTTGTTCCAAAATAGGTCCAAAGCTAAACAGTGTCATCATATTAAATAAAATATGCATAATACTTCCATGCATAAACATATGGGTAATGATCTGCCACGAATGGAAAAAGGGAGAAAAGGGATAGAATCCGGCAAGATAGCCAATAATCTGATTCCCCATTAAAGAGGTAACAATAAATACAATAACATTGATAATGATAATATTTCTTGTAATGGGTGGTATATTGTTAAACATATTTTTTAAAATTTGTTTTTAAAATCATTAAACGGAACCTCATAGAAACATCGCTTGCCGTCCGGTAAAAACTCCGGAAAGCCTAATGCTGTAAAATCTTTAATGACCTGCTCCGCATCTTTCTTATAAATAAAGTCAAATCGTGACTTAGACTGCATTTTATTCCATTGGTTATGGTAATACTCCATAAACTCTTTTTCAGTTTTGTATTCCAGAATTTCAAAAAGGTTTTCCAGAAACTTCATTGCCTGGGTTTCCTTTAACCCTTCAGGAAGAGAATCTATTCTCAAAACACTTTCATGAGCAATTTTCATGTCAAACCCTAGCTCCGGAAGATATTTTTTAATAGACTGGTATTTTGTTTTCTCTATTTCGTTCATGTGATACTCCAGGGAAAACAGAAGGGCGTGACTGTTTGTATTTGATTTTCTGGTGGATTTGTTATTTTCAGAAACCAGTAATCTGTGCATTCTTCCAAGATCCAACATTAAGGTCACATCGCCTTTATTGAAAAGCCAATATCCATTAGGAAGCCTCATCAGGTCTTCATCAAAATCCTCATCTTCAAATAAATTAATTTTTGAGGGCTCTGCAGTAATATTCTGATGATACATTTCTGTAAGGTTCTGAATTTCTTCAGGACGCACATTTTGCTCTTCCAAAAATGGGTTATAATCTCTGTCTACAATAATTTCAGGCATTTTAATAATACCACTTCCCCCGCCGTTTCCTTTACTTGGAATGGGTTTATTCATCATTTCATACAATTCCGGATCTCTGTCGAAATCAAGGCTTGGAGAAACATTATAAATTCCTAAGGATCTTTTGATTGTAGATCTAAGGAGGGCAAAGATAAGGTGTTCATCCTCAAATTTCACTTCTGTTTTCTGCGGATGAATATTTACATCTATTTTCTCAGGATCAAGCTCCAGAAAAAGGAAAAATGAAGGAACATAACTCGGTAAAAGCAGCCCTTCAAAGGCTTCCTGTACTGCTTTATTGAAATAGGGACTCTTGAAATATCTTCCGTTGACAAAAAGGAACTGCTCTCCTCTGGATTTTTTGGCTCCTTCAGGTTTAGCAACAAACCCATGAAGCTTACACCAAATAATATCTTCTTTGATAGGAATCAGAAGCGGCTGTAGTTTTCTGCCGAAAATATCTACGATACGCTGCATCTGGCTTCCCTTTCTCAGCCTAAAAACAGCTTCATCATCATGAAATAGGGAAAACTCAAGCCCTTCATGTGCTAATGCCACACGTTGAAACTCATCAATGACATGTCTGAATTCAATATTATTATTTTTCAGGAATTTTCTTCTCGCAGGAACGTTATAGAAAAGGTTTTTTACCAAAAAGTTTGACCCCTCCGCTGTCTGAACGGGATCCTGAAACTGGAAAACTCCTCCTTCAATATAAATGTTGGTGCCAATAGAGGCATCTGTCTGTTTTGTTCTCAGCTCGACCTGTGAAACTGCTGCAATGGAAGCTAATGCCTCTCCACGGAATCCCTTGGTTGCAATTTTAAAGATATCTTCTGTTCCTCGAATCTTGGACGTTGCATGTCTTTCAAACGCCAGCCTGGCATCTGTTTCAGACATTCCTTTTCCGTCGTCCACTACCTGTATGAGGTTTTTTCCGGCATCCCTAACAATCAATTCAATTTTTGTTGCATCTGCATCTATAGCATTTTCCAAAAGTTCCTTCACGATGGATGCAGGTCTCTGCACCACCTCTCCTGCCGCTATTTGGTTGGCTACATGATCCGGTAAAAGCTGAATAATATCTGACATAAAAACGTAAATCAACTTACAAAAATAGTCAATGAAAATGGGAATTAAAACATTAAAAACGGGAATTAATATTTAATTATCAACATTTCAACAATGCAGCTTTTTACAAATTCTGTTCCAAACCAATTATTACTGCAGTTTTTAAAAAAAATCAACCCCCTATTGTTTTATACTAATAGAGGATTGATTAACAGCTAGTTTATACAAAAAATAATAGTGAAATTTATCTTCACTCGATATTTAGTCTTCAAAAACAAGTTTTCTCTTGTTCTCTTTTTTAGGGATTCCATGGATTTTTTCATACAGATAGGCCACAAGGGTGGGCTTTTTGTAAATCCTGCTATACCTATATTTTGTGTTAAAATGTCGTACATGAATTTTATAGGCATCATACCCGATAACAATCAGAAGACATATACTTATGACGTAGAATACTCTAAATTCCAAATAATAGTAGGTTAATCCTGAGAAAACAGCACCCAAAACATAGGCAACCATAATACTCAGCAATAGTTTAGCTCTTCCTATCAATTCTGCGTTTTTTCTATATTTTTTTTGAGTAAACATAGAAACAAGGATCCCCAGGTCGGTCGTGGTTCCGGTAAGGTGGGTTGTTTTAACAGAGAAGTTTGAGATACTGGCCGTTAAGCCATTCTGCAACCCCGTAGCAAACAGCATTAGAGCTACCAAATATTCTGTTTCTTCCAATGTTTTCTGGTAGTAAAACTGTCCATATACTCCCACAAAGAGCAGACATATTATTTCCAGAACAATCGGCATGGAGTGGGCAAAATATTTACTTTTCTTATTAAAATTGATGACAATAAAATTGGATAGAAAGCTTCCGAAGAAGAACAAAAATATCCACCCTCCAACTACAGCCACCTGTGTCCAGTTCCCTTTACTGATTTCTGCTGCTAAAATAGCGTAGTGACCAGTTACATTGGACGTAAAAGAGAGAAAAATAAGTAGGGATGCTATATTTATAGTACCTGCCGTAAAAGCAGTCAGCGTCCCCAATCTGATATTATCCCCCAGTGTCCTGCTGTTACTATAATTTCTTAACATTTTTTGTTTCTTTAAATTGTGTTAGTGTTTTTTAGGCCTCAACAAAGATCTCAGCCAGTCTTCCTCTTTCCGGAAGTCTTTCTCTGATCTCAACAGCTATTTCCTGAGATTGCAGATCTTTGCATTTTTTGATGTATGGAGTAAGATCAAACTTACCCTTACCTTTACTTTTAATGGATGAAGAATAGTAAGCCTCCTCAATATTTTCAGCTTTCACATACTGGTTGAATGTTCTCTGGAAATTTCCTGTGAAGACATCACAAATGATTTTATTAACCAGATGAGGATATTTATTCTTGATAATTCCATAGGCGTCGCAGAATTCTTCGGGTCTTATCTTGTTAAAAACCGTTGTCTTGGTATTGAACAAAAGGTCTCTGATAGAATCTCCTGAATCATATCCTGACGTCAAAAGAATATTGTATTGGTTTGGA containing:
- a CDS encoding endonuclease/exonuclease/phosphatase family protein, with amino-acid sequence MKIFRLVLLILHLGILFLLLGTLLNAYVPPKIFPWFNLLSLGFPILIVSYIILIIFWVFSWKKRAFVFMFAGLAFINPVKRWVNYSSDKKESSINLNIVSFNIKGATMGIDAIQSYLKPQNADVILLQEDSGVGYPLLKNYNRTTTNGNLTILTKHKILNSNLIYSDDKSIDLPCGILADVEIKGKVYRFIDVYLYPFKFEKKMIKLDGTSDSNEEKVKDIVKRLIPTFKKHQDQVDLIKQAIESSPYPVIVAGDFNSVPNSYEYYHLSEGLEDAFLTAGRGSATSFHDYKFPIRIDYVFSSKSLKAVSYVVDRSVSLSDHYPVISRFAVSDK
- a CDS encoding YoaK family protein, with product MLRNYSNSRTLGDNIRLGTLTAFTAGTINIASLLIFLSFTSNVTGHYAILAAEISKGNWTQVAVVGGWIFLFFFGSFLSNFIVINFNKKSKYFAHSMPIVLEIICLLFVGVYGQFYYQKTLEETEYLVALMLFATGLQNGLTASISNFSVKTTHLTGTTTDLGILVSMFTQKKYRKNAELIGRAKLLLSIMVAYVLGAVFSGLTYYYLEFRVFYVISICLLIVIGYDAYKIHVRHFNTKYRYSRIYKKPTLVAYLYEKIHGIPKKENKRKLVFED
- a CDS encoding endonuclease/exonuclease/phosphatase family protein codes for the protein MKSNQILLFIHIAVGVLLLCTLGNAWIPPNILGNLNLLSLGFPYLIVAHIILTFIWIFKKQKIAIVFALSTLLFYNPIRRWVNFSPKTENIKTIRDIKVLTFNVKYGDYGWDKVKNYIKEQDPDIILVQEKDTNRALRQDMVKYPSVILKTKHKIVRQAEIIEDNSRGNSFYADVDINGKIIRIVNVYLEPFRLHKTMFTKLDGLGIGNVSTLLSRMIPTFQAHEDQIKKIRKAVDFSPYPVILAGDFNSVPNSYEYYNLGKDLQDAFLTAGKGSASSFHDYKVPLRIDYIFSSKSIIPLSYKVDQSVELSDHYPVIAEFLLN
- the mutL gene encoding DNA mismatch repair endonuclease MutL; translation: MSDIIQLLPDHVANQIAAGEVVQRPASIVKELLENAIDADATKIELIVRDAGKNLIQVVDDGKGMSETDARLAFERHATSKIRGTEDIFKIATKGFRGEALASIAAVSQVELRTKQTDASIGTNIYIEGGVFQFQDPVQTAEGSNFLVKNLFYNVPARRKFLKNNNIEFRHVIDEFQRVALAHEGLEFSLFHDDEAVFRLRKGSQMQRIVDIFGRKLQPLLIPIKEDIIWCKLHGFVAKPEGAKKSRGEQFLFVNGRYFKSPYFNKAVQEAFEGLLLPSYVPSFFLFLELDPEKIDVNIHPQKTEVKFEDEHLIFALLRSTIKRSLGIYNVSPSLDFDRDPELYEMMNKPIPSKGNGGGSGIIKMPEIIVDRDYNPFLEEQNVRPEEIQNLTEMYHQNITAEPSKINLFEDEDFDEDLMRLPNGYWLFNKGDVTLMLDLGRMHRLLVSENNKSTRKSNTNSHALLFSLEYHMNEIEKTKYQSIKKYLPELGFDMKIAHESVLRIDSLPEGLKETQAMKFLENLFEILEYKTEKEFMEYYHNQWNKMQSKSRFDFIYKKDAEQVIKDFTALGFPEFLPDGKRCFYEVPFNDFKNKF
- a CDS encoding rhomboid family intramembrane serine protease, yielding MFNNIPPITRNIIIINVIVFIVTSLMGNQIIGYLAGFYPFSPFFHSWQIITHMFMHGSIMHILFNMMTLFSFGPILEQTLGDKKYLILYFLSGLGAFFLFNLWNFVEAQQLSNELQQLGFNVGAYMSGASVEFSGNAAAVLKQKELLGSLKDIVTTPMVGASGAIFGVVAAFATLYPDSKIGIMFIPVPIKVKYLLPIVIVISVYLGVSGNGGGIAHLAHVGGALVGWLLARSWKKHLYRFN